The Anas acuta chromosome 2, bAnaAcu1.1, whole genome shotgun sequence genome contains a region encoding:
- the RBIS gene encoding ribosomal biogenesis factor, which produces MGKSRARKAAKAPSVFCIARGGAGKARGKGRARRVTSGLRKINIENADKVSKINKAFTEIQKEVQQLSKGPVVEPQKNNQVSTQPEGEPANVDDATSLLSQL; this is translated from the exons ATGGGGAAGAGCCGGGCGCGGAAGGCGGCGAAGGCGCCGAGCGTCTTCTGCATCGCCCGCGGCGGCGCCGGCAAAGCCCGCGGGAAGGGCCGGGCGCGGCGCGTCACCTCCGGGCTCAGGAAG ATAAACATTGAAAATGCAGACAAAGTAAGCAagataaataaagcatttactgaaattcagaaagagGTACAGCAGCTATCAAAAGGCCCTGTAGTGGAACCTCAGAAGAATAACCAG gtttctaCACAACCAGAAGGTGAACCAGCAAACGTGGATGATGCCACAAGCCTATTATCACAGCTGTAA